The following are from one region of the Halodesulfurarchaeum sp. HSR-GB genome:
- the yqeC gene encoding selenium cofactor biosynthesis protein YqeC, with amino-acid sequence MNFVTDLGLDDGLTAVVGAGGKKSTIYTVAGELDRAVVTTTVRIPPFDEHVATLLETARPRDALESVTDWPVGLVPGQEENRYLGYDPDVIDTLNGSQRPEAILVKADGARNRDFKAPGENEPRIPETADRVLGIASVAAVGKPLDEEWVHRPERVAGLTGLEPGDPIGVEDMATVLSSPQGTEKGVPESATFLPVLNKVDDDADLETAREIADRVLESGRATQVALTHLLGPGEPLLELRR; translated from the coding sequence ATGAACTTCGTGACGGACCTCGGCCTGGACGACGGCCTCACGGCCGTGGTCGGGGCCGGCGGGAAGAAGAGCACGATCTACACCGTTGCCGGCGAACTCGACCGGGCGGTCGTCACGACCACTGTCAGAATTCCGCCCTTCGACGAGCACGTCGCCACGTTACTGGAGACGGCTCGGCCCCGGGACGCCCTGGAATCGGTCACGGACTGGCCGGTCGGGCTGGTGCCGGGCCAGGAGGAGAACCGCTATCTGGGCTATGACCCCGACGTTATCGACACCCTCAACGGAAGCCAGAGGCCCGAGGCCATTCTCGTGAAGGCCGACGGCGCGCGAAACCGGGACTTCAAAGCCCCCGGCGAGAACGAGCCACGGATTCCGGAGACCGCCGATCGCGTGCTCGGCATCGCGAGCGTGGCGGCAGTCGGGAAGCCCCTCGACGAGGAGTGGGTGCACCGGCCGGAGCGAGTGGCTGGGCTGACGGGGCTCGAACCGGGCGATCCGATCGGCGTCGAGGACATGGCCACGGTCCTGTCGAGCCCCCAGGGGACCGAGAAAGGGGTTCCCGAATCGGCCACCTTCCTGCCGGTCCTCAACAAGGTCGATGACGACGCGGATCTGGAAACCGCCCGCGAGATCGCCGATCGCGTGCTCGAATCGGGGCGGGCCACCCAGGTGGCGCTCACACACCTGTTGGGACCCGGCGAGCCGCTACTCGAACTCCGGAGGTGA
- a CDS encoding transposase produces MNYNYRYRLRPTDSQRETLDYHRDTCRQLYNHALYRFNQIPEDEGTVKQRVRKIRDELPDLKDWWDALTDIYSKVLQPTVMRIAKNINALGKLKEQGYKVGELRWKSPREFRSFTYNQSGFELDKKGGQTVLSLSKLADIPIELHRPLPEDSTVKEVTLKKEKTGEWFAIFGIEMDTEPPAKPPLEEIDAEEVVGIDVGILKYAHDTDGTAIGSLDLSEERDRLEREQRKLSRKEYESNNWEKQRRRVAECHLDIKRKRRDFLHKLSNYYAREYELVAVEALDVKDMLESPRNSRNTASAAWNTFTDLLETKCEREGTHFVEVDPDGTTKECAQCGVETDKPLWVREHSCPACGFEADRDANAAWNILSRGLSDLGVGHSESTPVETALPAGTTLVPAKRVLEAGSPCLKERAAQPRVSRQG; encoded by the coding sequence ATGAACTACAACTACAGGTATCGCCTCAGGCCGACCGACAGCCAGCGTGAGACGCTGGACTACCACCGCGATACCTGTCGCCAACTCTACAACCATGCCCTGTACCGCTTCAACCAGATTCCCGAGGACGAGGGCACTGTCAAACAGCGTGTCCGCAAGATTCGTGACGAGCTTCCCGACCTCAAAGACTGGTGGGACGCACTCACCGATATCTACTCGAAGGTGCTCCAGCCCACCGTCATGCGGATTGCGAAAAACATCAACGCACTCGGGAAACTCAAAGAACAGGGCTACAAGGTTGGTGAACTCCGATGGAAATCACCACGCGAGTTTCGCAGTTTCACCTACAACCAGTCTGGCTTCGAACTCGACAAGAAGGGTGGCCAGACCGTGTTGTCGCTGTCGAAACTCGCAGACATTCCCATCGAATTGCACCGACCGCTGCCCGAGGACTCCACCGTCAAAGAAGTCACGCTCAAAAAAGAGAAAACTGGCGAGTGGTTCGCCATCTTCGGCATCGAGATGGACACAGAACCGCCAGCCAAGCCACCGCTGGAGGAGATCGACGCCGAGGAGGTGGTCGGGATTGACGTGGGGATTCTGAAGTATGCCCACGATACTGACGGGACGGCAATCGGATCACTCGACCTCTCGGAAGAACGCGACAGGCTCGAACGTGAGCAACGGAAGCTCTCGCGCAAAGAGTACGAGTCGAACAACTGGGAGAAGCAACGTCGGCGTGTCGCTGAGTGCCATCTCGACATCAAGCGCAAGCGGCGTGATTTCCTGCACAAACTCTCGAACTACTACGCTCGGGAGTACGAGCTGGTGGCCGTCGAAGCCCTCGACGTAAAAGACATGCTCGAATCGCCGCGTAACAGCCGCAACACAGCTTCAGCGGCGTGGAACACCTTCACCGATCTGCTCGAAACGAAGTGTGAGCGCGAAGGCACGCACTTCGTGGAAGTTGACCCTGACGGCACCACCAAAGAGTGCGCGCAGTGTGGCGTCGAAACCGACAAACCGCTGTGGGTGCGTGAGCACTCCTGTCCTGCCTGTGGCTTCGAGGCGGACAGAGACGCAAACGCAGCGTGGAACATTCTTTCTCGCGGACTCAGCGACCTAGGAGTGGGTCACTCCGAATCAACGCCTGTGGAGACTGCGCTCCCTGCGGGAACCACCCTGGTTCCTGCAAAGCGCGTCTTGGAAGCAGGAAGCCCCTGCCTCAAGGAACGAGCGGCTCAGCCGCGAGTGAGTAGGCAGGGGTAG
- the tnpA gene encoding IS200/IS605 family transposase, with product MEYDLDTGAHSVYSLHYHLILTTKYRRGVLTEERTQFIRGVIEGFADKYGVTLTNLDGEDDHVHILFRAEPTTDLVKFINTVKGATARRIRNEYEDELKTDLWGDSFWNDSYCLISTGQVSLDVLKEYVENQRT from the coding sequence ATGGAGTACGACCTCGACACGGGAGCACACTCGGTGTATTCACTCCACTACCACCTGATACTCACCACCAAGTATCGGCGTGGTGTGCTCACCGAGGAGCGAACCCAATTTATTCGCGGGGTCATCGAGGGGTTCGCGGACAAGTATGGTGTCACACTGACCAATCTCGACGGTGAAGACGACCACGTTCACATCCTGTTCCGGGCTGAACCAACCACAGACCTCGTGAAGTTCATCAACACCGTCAAAGGTGCGACTGCTCGACGCATCCGCAACGAGTACGAAGATGAACTCAAAACCGACCTGTGGGGCGATTCATTCTGGAACGACTCGTACTGTCTCATCTCGACTGGACAAGTCTCACTGGATGTGTTGAAAGAGTACGTCGAAAACCAGCGAACATGA
- the fdhF gene encoding formate dehydrogenase subunit alpha: MSSEDELVKTICPYCGVGCGLKLEPGEEPGSVNFKPWFDAPVNEGALCIKGSSAVQHVDHEDRLTEPLIKEDGEFREATWEEALDRVVEGLMEVREEYGPDATGFFASSQVMNEENYLMQKLARRYGTNNVDNCTRLCHASTVAALRDSLGAGAMTNSMADLRDSADAYWIQGANPAEQHVIGHSKYFKQAANDGTTVVQVDPHENKTSEVADIHLQVKPGTDIPILNVVLETILEEELYDEEFIAERTKGFESLEAELADFDAEQAAETAGVDLEEIREAARAFAEAENGAIFTGMGMSQKTCGTDNVQNLINLALVTGNLGKPGTGVNPLRGQNNVQGTSDVGALPNVLPGYLEVEDPEDRAHVEDIWGFEVPPENGLTSLEVTDAAGEEVQALYVMGENPVLSEPNSNEVEANLKELQFMVAQDIFMTETAKLADVVLPATSWVERGGTVTNTDRRVQRMRPAVDVPGNTRHDFDIVSEIGTRMFGEGFDYDGPEAVFEELREVASIYGGITYDRIGDEGIQWPCETTDDDGTQYLHKEEFPTEDGLGKIRGVSHQPPAEVEDEEYPLVLTTGRIEEHYNTGEMSRRSENLMRKTDHNFIHVHPVDADARGIEDGDVVELRTRRGEIDVTAVVTEKTKQGVVWTTPHFADSQTNRVTNDAVDPVAKIPEFKVAAATVSVDVAESGAD, translated from the coding sequence ATGAGCTCCGAGGACGAACTAGTCAAGACGATCTGTCCGTACTGTGGCGTGGGGTGTGGCCTCAAACTCGAACCGGGCGAGGAACCCGGCTCGGTCAACTTCAAGCCGTGGTTCGATGCGCCGGTGAACGAGGGGGCGCTGTGCATCAAGGGGAGTTCGGCGGTCCAGCACGTCGACCACGAGGACCGACTCACCGAACCGCTGATCAAAGAGGACGGGGAGTTCCGCGAGGCGACCTGGGAGGAAGCCCTCGACCGCGTGGTCGAGGGCCTCATGGAGGTACGGGAGGAGTACGGCCCGGACGCCACCGGCTTTTTCGCCTCCTCGCAGGTGATGAACGAGGAGAACTACCTGATGCAGAAGTTGGCCCGTCGCTATGGGACCAACAACGTCGACAACTGCACACGGCTCTGTCACGCCTCGACCGTCGCCGCACTCCGAGACAGCCTGGGCGCTGGCGCGATGACAAACAGCATGGCCGACCTGCGGGATTCGGCGGACGCCTACTGGATCCAGGGCGCGAACCCGGCCGAACAGCACGTCATCGGCCACTCGAAGTACTTCAAACAGGCCGCAAACGACGGCACGACCGTCGTCCAGGTCGACCCACACGAGAACAAGACCTCGGAGGTCGCGGACATCCACCTGCAGGTGAAACCGGGGACGGACATCCCGATTCTGAACGTCGTCCTGGAGACGATCCTCGAGGAGGAACTCTACGACGAGGAGTTCATCGCCGAGCGCACGAAGGGCTTTGAATCCCTCGAGGCCGAACTGGCTGACTTCGACGCCGAGCAGGCCGCCGAAACCGCAGGCGTGGACCTGGAAGAGATCCGCGAGGCCGCCCGAGCGTTCGCGGAGGCCGAGAACGGCGCCATCTTCACTGGCATGGGGATGAGCCAGAAGACCTGTGGCACCGACAACGTCCAGAACCTCATCAACCTCGCGCTGGTGACCGGGAACCTCGGCAAGCCCGGGACGGGGGTCAATCCGCTTCGGGGCCAGAACAACGTTCAGGGGACCAGTGACGTCGGGGCGCTCCCGAACGTCCTCCCGGGGTATCTGGAGGTCGAGGATCCCGAGGACCGCGCCCACGTCGAGGACATCTGGGGCTTCGAGGTGCCCCCGGAGAACGGCCTGACGAGCCTGGAAGTCACCGACGCGGCCGGTGAGGAGGTCCAGGCCCTCTATGTCATGGGCGAGAACCCGGTGTTGAGCGAACCCAACTCCAACGAGGTCGAGGCCAACCTGAAGGAACTGCAGTTCATGGTCGCCCAGGACATCTTCATGACCGAGACCGCCAAACTCGCGGACGTGGTCCTGCCGGCCACCTCCTGGGTCGAGCGCGGCGGGACGGTCACGAACACCGACCGTCGTGTCCAGCGCATGCGGCCCGCGGTGGACGTGCCGGGGAACACCCGCCACGACTTCGACATCGTCAGTGAGATCGGGACCCGGATGTTCGGCGAGGGCTTTGACTATGACGGGCCCGAAGCGGTCTTCGAGGAGCTCCGGGAGGTCGCCTCGATCTACGGCGGTATCACCTACGACCGGATCGGCGACGAGGGCATCCAGTGGCCCTGTGAGACGACCGATGACGACGGAACCCAGTACCTCCACAAGGAGGAGTTCCCGACCGAGGACGGCCTGGGGAAGATCCGCGGCGTGAGCCACCAGCCGCCGGCCGAAGTCGAGGACGAGGAGTACCCGCTGGTGTTGACCACCGGCCGCATCGAGGAGCACTACAACACGGGCGAGATGAGTCGTCGCTCGGAGAACCTCATGCGGAAGACCGACCACAACTTCATCCACGTCCACCCCGTCGACGCGGACGCCCGCGGGATCGAAGACGGCGATGTGGTCGAACTTCGCACCCGCCGTGGCGAGATCGACGTAACGGCCGTCGTCACCGAGAAGACCAAACAGGGTGTCGTCTGGACCACGCCGCACTTCGCCGACTCCCAGACGAATCGGGTCACCAACGACGCCGTGGACCCGGTGGCGAAGATCCCCGAGTTCAAGGTCGCCGCGGCCACGGTCTCCGTCGACGTCGCCGAGTCCGGCGCCGACTGA
- a CDS encoding formate--tetrahydrofolate ligase — translation MSSEPETDYEIAKSVEEQPIWEVTEPFGLDKDDLELYGDYKAKISQDAIDELLEGDKEDGDVILVTGMTPTPMGEGKTVTTVGLGQALNQIGEDAMIAVREPSLGPVFGIKGGAAGGGWSQVLPMEDINLHFTGDIHALTAAHNLISAMLDAHISKGNELNIDSRSVAWPRAVDHNDRALRQTIVGAGDSAGVTRMDEHVLTAASELMAILCLAEDIEDLKERISRIIVAYDEDGEPVTAGDIEAAGATAILLRDALRPNIVQTIEGTPALVHGGPFANIAHGTNSLLADYVGKKMGDYLVTEAGFGSALGGEKFMDVVSQLGDIEPSAIVLVASVRALKYHGLDMWPFEGEEVLQEEDVDAVEAGFENLDKHVSNLRQFGLPVTISINRFPSDTDAEIQAVRDHYEEMDGVQVAESTVFGEGGEGGVELAEKVTDAVENYDGGFEPLYDLDASLKEKIETVATQIYGADGVNYVGSAEDDIAQLEEMGMDDVPVVLSKTFHSLSDDPSKKGAPEGWTLDVRELYPSAGAGFVVALTGDVMTMPGLPARPAAADMDIDADGTISGLF, via the coding sequence ATGTCCTCGGAACCAGAGACAGACTACGAGATTGCAAAATCAGTAGAGGAACAGCCGATCTGGGAAGTCACAGAGCCCTTCGGGCTCGACAAGGACGACCTCGAGCTGTACGGTGACTACAAGGCCAAGATCAGCCAGGACGCCATCGACGAACTCCTGGAGGGCGACAAGGAGGACGGCGACGTCATCCTCGTCACCGGCATGACCCCCACCCCGATGGGCGAGGGCAAGACGGTGACCACCGTCGGTCTGGGTCAGGCGCTGAACCAGATCGGCGAGGACGCGATGATCGCGGTCCGCGAACCGTCGCTCGGCCCGGTCTTCGGGATCAAGGGCGGTGCCGCCGGCGGCGGCTGGTCCCAGGTCCTGCCGATGGAGGACATCAACCTCCACTTCACGGGCGACATTCACGCACTCACGGCCGCACACAACCTGATCTCCGCGATGCTCGACGCCCACATCTCGAAGGGCAACGAGCTCAACATCGACTCCCGGAGCGTCGCGTGGCCGCGAGCGGTCGACCACAACGACCGCGCCCTGCGTCAGACCATCGTGGGCGCCGGCGACTCCGCTGGCGTCACCCGGATGGACGAACACGTGCTCACGGCCGCCTCCGAGCTGATGGCCATCCTCTGTCTCGCCGAGGATATCGAGGACCTCAAGGAGCGCATCAGCCGCATCATCGTCGCCTACGACGAGGACGGCGAACCCGTGACGGCCGGTGACATCGAGGCTGCCGGCGCCACGGCCATCCTGCTGCGGGACGCCCTCCGGCCGAACATCGTGCAGACCATCGAGGGGACCCCCGCCCTGGTTCACGGCGGTCCCTTCGCGAACATCGCACACGGGACGAACTCCCTGCTCGCCGACTACGTCGGCAAGAAGATGGGCGACTACCTCGTCACCGAGGCCGGCTTCGGCTCGGCCCTCGGCGGCGAGAAGTTCATGGACGTCGTCAGCCAGCTTGGCGACATCGAGCCGAGCGCGATCGTCCTGGTCGCCTCCGTCCGCGCCCTGAAGTACCACGGGCTGGACATGTGGCCCTTCGAGGGCGAGGAAGTCCTGCAGGAGGAGGACGTCGACGCCGTCGAGGCCGGCTTCGAGAACCTCGACAAGCACGTCTCGAACCTCCGGCAGTTCGGCCTGCCGGTCACGATCTCCATCAACCGGTTCCCCTCGGACACGGACGCGGAGATCCAGGCCGTCCGTGACCACTACGAGGAGATGGACGGCGTGCAGGTCGCCGAGTCCACGGTCTTCGGCGAAGGTGGCGAGGGCGGTGTCGAACTCGCCGAGAAGGTCACCGACGCCGTCGAGAACTACGACGGCGGCTTCGAGCCGCTCTACGATCTCGACGCCTCCCTCAAGGAGAAGATCGAGACCGTCGCGACCCAGATCTACGGCGCGGACGGCGTGAACTACGTCGGCTCCGCCGAGGACGACATCGCCCAGCTCGAGGAGATGGGCATGGACGATGTCCCGGTCGTGCTCTCGAAGACCTTCCACTCGCTCAGTGACGACCCGTCCAAGAAGGGCGCCCCCGAGGGCTGGACCCTCGACGTCCGCGAGCTGTACCCCTCCGCTGGGGCTGGCTTCGTGGTCGCGCTCACTGGCGACGTCATGACCATGCCCGGTCTGCCCGCCCGTCCGGCGGCCGCCGACATGGACATCGACGCGGACGGTACGATCTCCGGCCTGTTCTAG
- a CDS encoding trimethylamine methyltransferase family protein, which translates to MSMDFDLETQDTPFIDRLDEEGKEAIHEASMYIIEELGIQVKHDEAIEYFEEAGATIEDDYLVKADRSLIEEKVEEAPESFTLHARNPENNLEIGGGDTFRAPGYGAPNIRTFEDGRRSSTIEDYEMFMKLAQEEDVINSTGYNVAEPTNVDQEVKHLEMVKRSLEYTDLPVMVSTYGQDRTDPTLEMVGIAVGDRDLSKTYAAGLVNTVPPRTLDSAMTGGLVGLAKEGQAPVVSSFIQAGASGPGTMAGAVALANAENLMGITLTQLINPGNPVVYGVPASNLDMRYGSLSIGSAESALFANVAGTMGRFYGVPSRGGGGLTDSKSVDYQAGFESMLVNGVAELSGVDFILHSAGIIESYSTISPEKFVLDAEALRFLDRFQDGYEINEEMLALDIVESIDPDDHFLGESHTLKYAGKEFLIPEVVDKRSHGDWKGDGEKSAFEMGHDRVQELLDSYSKPELDEETQAELDELYESAKEEVWENA; encoded by the coding sequence ATGAGTATGGACTTCGATCTCGAAACACAGGACACGCCGTTCATCGATCGCCTCGACGAGGAAGGCAAAGAAGCCATCCACGAGGCGTCGATGTACATCATCGAGGAGCTGGGGATTCAGGTCAAGCACGACGAGGCCATCGAGTACTTCGAGGAGGCCGGAGCGACCATCGAGGACGACTATCTGGTCAAGGCCGACCGCTCGCTGATCGAGGAGAAAGTCGAGGAGGCGCCGGAGTCCTTCACCCTCCACGCGCGCAACCCCGAGAACAACCTGGAGATCGGCGGCGGTGACACCTTCCGAGCCCCGGGCTATGGCGCGCCGAACATCCGGACCTTCGAGGACGGTCGACGCAGTTCGACCATCGAAGACTACGAGATGTTCATGAAGCTGGCCCAGGAGGAGGACGTGATCAACTCCACGGGCTACAACGTGGCCGAGCCCACCAACGTCGACCAGGAGGTCAAGCACCTCGAGATGGTCAAGCGGTCCCTGGAGTACACGGACCTGCCCGTGATGGTCTCGACCTACGGCCAGGACCGCACGGACCCCACACTCGAGATGGTCGGCATCGCCGTCGGCGATCGCGACCTCTCGAAGACCTACGCGGCCGGCCTGGTCAACACCGTGCCGCCGCGAACCCTCGATAGTGCCATGACCGGCGGACTGGTCGGGCTGGCCAAGGAAGGCCAGGCGCCGGTCGTCTCGTCGTTCATTCAGGCCGGCGCCTCCGGCCCGGGCACCATGGCCGGGGCAGTCGCCCTCGCGAACGCCGAGAACCTGATGGGCATCACGCTGACCCAGCTCATCAACCCCGGCAACCCCGTGGTCTACGGGGTGCCGGCCTCGAATCTGGACATGCGCTATGGCTCGCTCTCCATTGGCAGCGCCGAGTCCGCGCTGTTCGCCAACGTCGCCGGGACGATGGGCCGGTTCTACGGCGTCCCGTCCCGCGGTGGCGGCGGGCTGACCGACTCGAAGTCCGTGGACTACCAGGCTGGCTTCGAGTCGATGCTGGTCAACGGCGTGGCGGAACTCTCCGGCGTGGACTTCATCCTGCACTCCGCGGGTATCATCGAGTCCTACTCCACCATCTCCCCCGAGAAGTTCGTCCTCGACGCCGAGGCACTGCGTTTCCTCGACCGGTTCCAGGACGGCTACGAGATCAACGAGGAGATGCTGGCCCTGGACATCGTCGAGTCGATCGATCCGGACGATCACTTCCTCGGCGAGTCCCACACGCTCAAGTACGCCGGGAAGGAGTTCCTCATCCCGGAAGTCGTCGACAAGCGCTCGCACGGTGACTGGAAGGGCGACGGCGAGAAGTCCGCCTTCGAGATGGGCCACGACCGCGTCCAGGAGCTGCTTGACTCCTACTCCAAGCCGGAACTCGACGAGGAGACCCAGGCGGAACTCGACGAACTCTACGAATCGGCCAAAGAAGAGGTCTGGGAGAACGCCTAA
- a CDS encoding cupin domain-containing protein, with product MAENFKIVDPDSVPETPFPESGVTHTKLSGELRAQEMRINQVTVDPGEVVGYHSHTRQEEIYVCHRGPGEVYIDGEHYEVPEGGIVRIGCDVPRQVLNTGEEPTVWIMFGAPPIGTVQDFGEYEVAEGGYDEA from the coding sequence ATGGCGGAGAACTTCAAGATCGTCGATCCGGATTCGGTCCCGGAGACGCCGTTCCCGGAGTCGGGCGTGACTCACACCAAACTCAGCGGCGAGTTGCGGGCCCAGGAGATGCGGATCAATCAGGTCACGGTCGACCCAGGTGAGGTCGTCGGTTATCACAGCCACACCCGCCAGGAGGAGATCTACGTCTGTCACAGGGGGCCGGGCGAGGTCTACATCGACGGCGAGCACTACGAGGTGCCGGAGGGTGGAATCGTGCGGATCGGTTGTGATGTCCCCCGGCAGGTGTTGAATACTGGTGAGGAGCCGACAGTCTGGATCATGTTCGGGGCCCCGCCGATCGGCACCGTCCAGGACTTCGGGGAGTACGAGGTCGCCGAGGGCGGCTACGACGAGGCGTAG